In Magnetospirillum sp. WYHS-4, a single genomic region encodes these proteins:
- a CDS encoding type II toxin-antitoxin system ParD family antitoxin: protein MARNTSVSLGEHFADFIDAQVQTGRYGSASDVVRAGLRLLEEHEAKVKALQDALIAGEESGPPTPFDSKAFLKRMRAKHAR, encoded by the coding sequence ATGGCGCGCAACACGTCGGTTTCGCTCGGCGAGCATTTCGCCGATTTCATCGATGCCCAGGTTCAGACCGGCCGCTACGGCTCGGCCAGCGACGTGGTGCGGGCGGGCCTGCGGCTCCTGGAGGAGCACGAGGCCAAGGTGAAGGCCCTTCAGGATGCGCTCATCGCCGGGGAGGAGTCCGGCCCGCCGACGCCGTTCGACAGCAAGGCGTTCCTGAAGCGCATGCGGGCCAAGCATGCCCGGTAG
- a CDS encoding type II toxin-antitoxin system RelE/ParE family toxin, whose amino-acid sequence MPGRRRAYRLSPRAESDLEEIWLYTFKNWSPEQADSYHSAIVDTFEELAAGRKTGRPVDIREGYFKYPVGAHLVFYRFTEAGLVVVRVLHQRMDVGRHL is encoded by the coding sequence ATGCCCGGTAGGCGGCGCGCTTACCGGCTTTCGCCACGGGCGGAATCCGACCTCGAGGAAATCTGGCTCTACACCTTCAAGAACTGGTCGCCGGAGCAGGCCGACAGCTACCACAGCGCCATTGTCGATACGTTCGAGGAATTGGCGGCGGGCCGGAAGACCGGGCGTCCGGTCGATATCCGCGAGGGATACTTCAAGTATCCGGTCGGGGCCCATCTCGTGTTCTACCGCTTCACCGAAGCTGGCCTCGTCGTCGTCCGCGTCCTGCACCAGCGTATGGACGTAGG